Proteins from a single region of Bos javanicus breed banteng chromosome 7, ARS-OSU_banteng_1.0, whole genome shotgun sequence:
- the LOC133250623 gene encoding zinc finger protein 426-like isoform X5, translating to MVTECLRNCSQDSVTFADVAVNFTQEEWTLLNRFQRKLYRDVMLENYKNLTTAGYQVFKPTLISWLEEEELSTVERGVLQEWGMQLKAKDSRIGQNILGKKVSNGIEKRAQVDPWLEN from the exons ATGGTAACTGAGTGTTTGAGAAATTGTTCTCAG GACTCAGTGACCTTTGCTGATGTGGCTGTGAACTTCACCCAGGAAGAGTGGACTTTACTGAACCGCTTTCAGAGAAAGCTGTACAGagatgtgatgctggagaactacAAGAACCTGACCACAGCAG GATATCAGGTGTTCAAACCCACTCTGATCTCTTGGTTGGAAGAAGAAGAGTTGAGTACTGTGGAGAGAGGAGTCCTCCAAG AGTGGGGAATGCAACTTAAAGCCAAAGACTCAAGAATTGGGCagaatattttggggaaaaaagtgtCAAATGGGATAGAAAAG